A single window of Selenomonas sputigena DNA harbors:
- the argJ gene encoding bifunctional glutamate N-acetyltransferase/amino-acid acetyltransferase ArgJ, whose translation MFSDAAAKKGVTFPKGFKAAGVKAGIKKSGNLDVAVIYSEEEAAVAGVFTQNAVAAAPVYVSKAAVEDGKARAIVANAGCANACTGEQGMKDAKRTAEIAAKALGCAADDVLVASTGVIGVNLPMDKLEQGVKDAVASLSTEGSMDAGNAIITTDTYSKACSTEVEIGGRKVRFGAIAKGSGMIQPNMATMLSFITTDAAIESKLLQEALSEITEVTFNMISVDGDMSTNDMVTVLANGAAGNAKITEKNADYEIFYRTLKEICTGLSERIAADGEGATKFLTVHVTGAESFDAAKQVAMSVAKSPLVKTAFFGEDPNWGRVICAVGYAGVPMTPEKTVVKFGGIPVYANGTGASCDADALRKVMGQHDIVIDVEMGLGSAEATVWTCDFSYEYVKINGEYHT comes from the coding sequence ATGTTTTCTGATGCAGCAGCAAAAAAAGGCGTGACATTTCCCAAGGGATTCAAGGCGGCGGGCGTCAAGGCCGGCATTAAGAAGAGCGGCAACCTCGACGTCGCCGTGATTTACTCGGAAGAGGAGGCTGCCGTCGCGGGCGTTTTCACGCAGAATGCCGTGGCGGCGGCGCCCGTCTACGTTTCCAAAGCGGCGGTCGAGGACGGCAAAGCGCGTGCCATCGTGGCCAATGCGGGCTGTGCGAACGCCTGCACGGGCGAGCAGGGCATGAAGGATGCAAAGCGTACGGCGGAGATTGCAGCGAAGGCGCTCGGCTGTGCGGCGGATGACGTCCTCGTCGCCTCGACGGGCGTCATCGGCGTGAATCTGCCGATGGACAAGCTGGAGCAGGGCGTCAAGGATGCTGTGGCAAGCCTTTCCACGGAAGGCAGCATGGATGCGGGCAATGCCATCATCACGACGGACACATACTCCAAGGCGTGTTCGACGGAGGTCGAGATCGGCGGCAGGAAGGTGCGTTTCGGCGCGATTGCCAAAGGTTCGGGCATGATCCAGCCGAATATGGCGACGATGCTCTCTTTCATCACGACGGACGCGGCAATCGAGAGCAAGCTTCTGCAGGAGGCTCTTTCCGAAATCACCGAGGTCACGTTCAACATGATCTCGGTCGACGGCGACATGAGCACGAACGATATGGTGACGGTGCTTGCGAACGGTGCGGCGGGCAACGCGAAGATCACGGAGAAGAACGCTGACTACGAAATTTTCTATCGGACGCTCAAGGAGATCTGCACGGGGCTTTCCGAGCGCATTGCGGCGGACGGCGAGGGCGCGACGAAGTTTTTGACCGTGCATGTGACGGGCGCGGAGTCCTTCGACGCGGCGAAGCAGGTCGCGATGAGCGTCGCGAAGTCGCCGCTCGTCAAGACGGCCTTCTTCGGTGAAGATCCGAACTGGGGGCGCGTCATCTGCGCTGTCGGCTATGCGGGCGTGCCCATGACGCCGGAAAAGACCGTCGTGAAGTTCGGCGGCATTCCCGTCTATGCGAACGGCACGGGCGCTTCCTGCGATGCAGACGCCTTGCGCAAGGTCATGGGGCAGCATGACATCGTCATCGATGTCGAGATGGGCTTGGGCAGTGCCGAAGCGACGGTCTGGACGTGCGATTTTTCCTATGAGTATGTGAAGATCAACGGCGAGTACCATACCTGA
- the argB gene encoding acetylglutamate kinase: protein MFAANDKAAILVEALPYIQEFYGKTVVIKYGGNAMINEELKEKVMQDVALMKYVGIQPVIVHGGGPEITGFLGKVGKETEFISGLRVTDEETVEIAEMVLDGKINSDIVTLLNRRGVSAVGLSGKDANLIRAQKKLATVYEGEESRKVDIGYVGQVEKIDTRLLQDLIAHDYIPVIAPIGVGADGESYNINADYVAAEIAGALGAEKLLLLTDVEGVYKDYEDKSSFISTLTAAEARRYIEDGTLTGGMIPKVEACLRALDAGAAKTHIIDGRLGHSIILEIFTSAGIGTQVVK, encoded by the coding sequence ATGTTTGCGGCAAACGACAAGGCGGCGATCCTCGTCGAGGCGCTGCCTTATATACAGGAATTTTATGGCAAGACCGTCGTCATCAAGTACGGCGGCAACGCCATGATCAATGAAGAGCTCAAGGAAAAGGTCATGCAGGACGTGGCGCTGATGAAGTACGTCGGCATACAGCCCGTCATCGTGCATGGTGGTGGCCCCGAGATTACGGGATTTCTCGGCAAGGTCGGCAAGGAGACGGAGTTCATCAGCGGCCTGCGCGTGACGGATGAAGAAACGGTCGAGATCGCCGAGATGGTGCTCGACGGCAAGATCAACTCCGACATCGTGACGCTCCTCAATCGCCGCGGAGTCAGTGCTGTCGGGCTGTCGGGCAAGGATGCGAACCTCATCCGCGCGCAAAAGAAGCTCGCGACGGTCTACGAAGGGGAAGAGAGCCGGAAGGTGGACATCGGCTATGTCGGTCAGGTCGAAAAAATCGACACGCGTCTCCTGCAAGACCTCATCGCGCACGACTACATCCCCGTCATTGCACCGATCGGCGTCGGTGCGGACGGCGAGAGCTACAACATCAACGCCGACTACGTGGCGGCGGAGATTGCGGGTGCGCTCGGGGCGGAGAAGCTCCTGCTCCTGACGGACGTCGAGGGCGTCTACAAGGACTATGAGGACAAATCATCCTTCATCTCGACGCTCACGGCAGCCGAGGCGCGTCGCTATATCGAGGACGGCACCTTGACGGGCGGCATGATCCCGAAGGTGGAAGCGTGCCTGAGGGCGCTCGATGCGGGTGCGGCAAAGACGCATATCATCGACGGCAGGCTCGGCCACTCCATCATCTTGGAAATCTTCACCTCGGCGGGCATCGGTACGCAGGTCGTGAAGTGA